ACTCAGGCAATGCGGGCGAAATATGCTGACGCGCAAACGACGACGAACACGACACCCGCAACAGGCCCTGCGGCGCGGCAAATCCCTGCCCGACGCTCGCCAGCGCCTGCGCCTCTGCGGCGAGCAACGTCTGCGCCTGCGCGAGGAACACCTCCCCCTCCTGCGTCAACGCCACGCGCCGTGTCGTGCGGTGCAGCAGTCGAGCACCCAGCACAGCTTCGAGTTGTACAAGCCGTGTGCTGGCCGTCGCCGGTGACAGCCCCCGCTCGCGCCCGGCCGCCGACACATTCCCCAGCGCGGCAACCCGAACGAACAACGCTACGGTATCGAGGTCCAATGCCATTTGATGGATTTTCCAAAAAATCTTTTCCGCATTATCCGAATTATCAAAGCAATCGACTAGCCGTAATCTCTCGCTATCGCATCCGGTGCGCCGCCCAATGCCCCTACGCGGGCGTTGCACCCCACTTTCAGGAGAAAACGATGAAAGCCATTGCACTGACCCGATATCTGCCGATCGACGACCCGAAGTCGCTCGAAGACGTTGAACTGCCCACGCCGACCCCGGCAGGGCGTGATCTGCTGATCAAAGTCGAGGCCATTTCCGTGAATCCGGTCGACACCAAGGTGCGCGCCCCGAAGGACAAGGTCGAAGCGAGTCCGCGCGTGCTGGGCTGGGACGCCGCAGGCACCGTCGCGGCGGTCGGCCCCGACGTCACACTCTTCAAGGTCGGCGACCCCGTGTACTACGCCGGCAGCATCACGCGCCCCGGCGCGAACAGCGAGTTCCATCTGGTGGACGAACGGATCACTGGCCATATGCCCGCGTCGCTCGACTTCGCGAACGCCGCTGCCCTGCCACTCACGACGATCACCGCGTGGGAAGCCCTGTTCGACCGCCTCGGCGTGGCGCCCGATGGCAGCGACGAAGGCAAGTCGGTCCTGATCGTCGGTGGTGCAGGCGGCGTGGGTTCCATCGCCATTCAGCTCGCACGACGTCTGGCCAAGCTCACCGTCGTCGCCACAGCCTCGCGTCCGGAGTCGGCCGACTGGTGCCGTCAGCTCGGCGCGCAACACGTCATTGACCACTATCAGGACATGCCGACGCAGCTCAAAGCCATCGGCTTGCCACAAGTGGACTTCGCGCTGTGCCTGAACGACACCGATACGCACTTCCCGGCGATGGCCGAGGCCGTCGCACCGCAAGGCAAGATCTGCTCGATTGTGGAGAACGCCGGGCCGCTGGAAATCGGTCTACTCAAGAGCAAGAGCGCCACGTTCGTCTGGGAGTTCATGTTCACGCGCGCCATGTACGAGACGCCGGACATGATTGCGCAGCACACGCTGCTGACCGAAGTCGCCCGTCTGGTGGACGCGGGCACGTTGCGCACGACGGTCGGCCAGGTCATCGGTCCGATCAACGCCACGAACCTGCGTCGCGCCCACGCGCAACTGGAAGGCGGACGCACCATCGGCAAGCTCGTGCTCGCCGGATTCTGACCGGGTTCCGACGCCAGGGCCGGGCAGCGCCTCTTCCGCGCCTGCCCCTTCCCGTCGCGCCACTGCGCAAACGAAAACGGCGCTTGCCCGCAAAGGCAAGCGCCGCTTTGTCGTCGATGAGTCGATGAGGCGTCGACGGGACGTCGGTGGGGCGTCTATGAGGCATTTGTCAGACACCTCAACGCACCGCCATCACTTCGCGGACGGCACCGTCCCCTCCGGCAACGCCACCGCCTGCGCCGGATGGATGATCTCGCCACCGAGCGCCTCTACACCGGCGATCAGTCGCTCGAAAGCCGCGCCCACCAGCGACGGGTCGCCCTTCACGCCGAGATCGATGTGGCGACGCGCATACACCGCGCCGCGCTCGGCATCGCCCACGCTCGGCAGGCTGAACACCTTGATGCCGTCGTACTCGGCTTCGATGGCTTCCATGAGCGGCGTGAGCGTCGATTCGGCCAGTCCGAAGACCAGCACCGAGCGTTCGGTGTGTTTCGTCAGGTGATGCAGATCCGCGTAGTACGTGTCGAGCACCCACGCCATCATCGGCCACGCCATGACCGGGAACCCGGGCATGAAGTGGTGTTGCTCCACGGAGAACCCCGGGATCTTGTTGTACGGATTGGGCAGCACGCGCGCGCCGACCGGAAATTCGCCCATCTTCAGACGATGACGGTTATCGGCCTGCGTCATGTCGGCGCGGCCGTCAGGGCTCGTGTCGGCGATGCGCTCCATGATCAGCGCCTCGGCTTCGGGCGTGAGCACCAGCGGCACATTGAGCGCCGCCGCCGCGCATTGGCGCGTGTGATCGTCCGGCGTGGCCCCGATGCCGCCCGTCACGAAGACGATATCGTCGCTCGCGAACGTACGGCGCAGCGTGGCCGTAATACGCGCCGGATCGTCGCCCACATACTCCGCCCAGCCGAGCTGCATGCCGCGTTCGGTGAGCAATTCGATGAACTTGGGCAGATGCTTGTCGTGACGGCGTCCCGAGAGAATCTCGTCGCCGATGATGATGATGCCGACCGCCATGATGCTTCCTTTTCTCTTGTCGTCAGACCGTGGGGGCCCCGGATGCCCCGGGTGAAATTGCGGCGCTGCCCGACGGCAGCGCGCAGTGTGACGATTGTGCCACTTTCAGGGCGAACCGTTCGGCGACCCCGACGACTCGGAAGGCCCCGGCAGCAGCGGCGGCAAATCCTCGCTCTCCGGCTGCGGCGCACCCGCCTCGGGCAGGACGGTCGCGGCGAAGGTCGGTTCCCGATGCGCGTCCTCAGCACGCATGCGCGACAGTGCGCGCAGGCAATAGTGAGCGAACCACAGTGCCGAGAACACGAAGATCACCACGTAGAGCCAGATCGCGAGCAGCGCAATGACCGGGAACAGCACGATCATGACGACGGACGAGACCCACAACAGGGTCGGCAGCGAGCCGAGCAACCCGGTCGCCACGCCGATCACCAGCAACGGCAGCCGCTTCTCGCGCACCAGTCGACGCCGCTCCTCCGGACTCGCGTGATACGCCAGCGCGTCGTACGTCATTACGCGGTACGTCAGCCAGCCCCACAGCAGTGGCGGCACGATGGCGAAGAACGGCGGCACGAGCCACAGCGGCAGCGTAATGAGGGCCGCAATCAGGAAGACGAGCGTCGCGCCGAGCGATTGCCCGAGGCTGCCCCAGAACGAGCCGCCCTGACGCGCCTCAAGATGAATGAAATGCCGCCGTGAGAGATGGCGCAACACCGCTGGCATCGACCATCCGGCAATGAGTAGCAGTGCGGTGACGACAATCAGTGGAACGAGCAGCGCAACGAGAATGAAAGGCGCGAGCGCCATGCGCACGCTGTCGACGCCAAAATAGCCGAAGAAGCGGTAAATCCACTGCGTGAATTCCCACTGTTCGAGCCAGACGCGAAGGAAATCGGTGAACGGTTCCCATCCGAACCAGATCACAGCGCCCCAGAGAAGACCGGAGACGATGAAGGGCATTGCGGTGAGCCAGAGCATGCGGGGATGCAGCAGACTCACGAGCGCGCGGCCAAGCGCGCGAAGTATATCGTTCATGCAGGTGCGGTACGAACCGGTCCGGGTGTCTGCGCGACGCCCGGACGGTCAGGCCTTGGAAAGTAAGGCCTTGATGTTACAGCACCGGCGCGCGGTCGTAGAAATAGATCCCGTGGGGGAGCGTCCGACCGGAATGGTGTTGATCAGCTTGCGCGACGCCAGATCGATGATGCCGACCTTGCGCGCCCAACGGAACGTCACCCACAGTTGCTTCTTGTCGGCGGTCAGTTCCATATCGTCCGGTCCCGGCAGCAGCCCGGTGATGTTGCCGACATTGGTCAGCGACTCCTGATCGATGATGCTGATCGTGCTCGACACGCGGTTCGAGATCAGCACATGCTTGCCGTCGGCCAGCGAACGGAAGTTGTGCGCGCCCTTGCCCGTCGGAATCGTCTTCACGACCTTCTGGTTACGCCAGTCGACCACGGCCGCGTAGTCCGCACCGGTCATGCCCACGAGCAAATACTTGTCGTTCGGCGTGAGCCACACACCGGCCGGGCTATCGCCGACCTTCATCTTCCAGATCACCTTTTGGGTCGCCAGATCGATGGCAGCGACTTCATTCGATTCCTGCAACGAAATGAAGACAAGCTTGCTGTCCTGCGTGAACACCAGATGGCTCGGCATTTTCTTGATCGGAATGCGCTGCGCCACGCTCAGATTCTTGCCGTCGAAGCGATAGACGTCCACCCGGTCCAGACGCAGCGCGTTCGCCACGAACCACTTCTTGTCCGGCGAAAAACCGATCTGGTATGGATCTTCGATGTTCTCGATCTTGCGCTGGATCTGCCCCGTCTTCGGATCGAGGAAGACGAGATTGTTACCGACCGAGTTGGCAACGATGAGCGACTGGTTGTCCGGCGTGGCCATCAGGTGGTGCGGCTCTTTGCCGACGGGGAACGTCTGAACGACCTTCTGCGTGGCCTTGTCGATCAGGCTGACACTCGCATCGGCCGAATTGAGCACGACCACGACGCTGTCGGGCGCAGGCGTCGCAGCCCGCACGGGACCGGCCAGCGCCGCCAGACCGAAGGAAGCCGCCAGACTGGCAGCGATCAGAAGTTTGCGCATTACGGAGTCTCTCGAAAATCGCTCGGAAAAGTCCCGCTATTGTAGGCCGGGAACGCGCTACCAACCCGCATCCTGCGGACTTTTTTGATCAGGCGAAACACAATTCCAACACTTCATGACGCAACGCAAACGGTCGCGAAGATTGGAGACGAATCAGTGACAAAAATGGCGTCCGGCACGACTGCCAGACGCCACAGAATGTCCACGTCTCACAGCCCTCAGCGCTGCAACGCTTCCCAGACCTTGTGCAAACGTTTCACCGACACCGGCATGGGCGTGCGCAACTCCTGCGCGAAGAGCGACACCCGCAGCTCTTCGAGCAGCCAGCGGAACTCGTCGAGCCGTGCGTCGTGCGAGTCACGGCGTTGAGAGGTCGCCCGTTGCCAGTTCTGAAGCAGCGGCCCGAGTTCGCTCATGGCGCGGGCGTCGCGCGTCGGATCGGCCTTGAGCTTGTCGATGCGCCCCGCCATCGCCTTCAGATAACGCGGGAAGTGCGCCAACTGTGCATAAGGCGTGTCGATGAGAAAACGCTTGCCGATCAGGCGTTGCAACTGCGCCGTCATATCGGCGTGCGCCTGCGCGAACGGTTTGGCCTGCGCCAGCTTCTTCTGGAGCGCAGCGTACTCGGTGAGGATCTGTCCGGCGAGCCGGGCAATTTCCTGTGCGAGCAACGTCAGACGGCCCCGCCCTTCGTCCTTGCGCGCGACGAACGACGCGTTATCGCCCGGCCACGGCAGTTGCAGGCAGGCCCGCTCCAGCGACAGATCGACGATCTGGTCGCGCAGTTCTTCCTGCGTACCCAGCCCCATGTACTGCATCGCCATCTGCTGCAAGCCGGGGATGTTCTTCTCGAGATACTTCACCTGTTCGCGCAGTTGAATGGCGAAAAGACGTCGCAGCCCGGCGCGATGCTGGCGCTGCGCCTCGTCCGGATCGTCGAAGACCTCAAGATCGCAATGGTCGCCACGGTCGACCAACGCCGGGTAGCCGAACAGCGTCTGCCCGCCCCGACGAATCTCCAGCATCTCCGGCAACTCGCCAAAGCTCCAGGTGGTGAGATTGTCGTAGCGACCGGGTTCGACGGCGGCGGCCGGGGCAGCACCTTGCACCGGCGACTTGCCACCCTCCTTGCCTGCCTTGCCCCCTTCGGACGCCTGTCCCCCCTTCGGCACGCCGCCCGCTTGCGACTCGGCGGCGACGTTGCCCGTGGGCGTCGCGCCGCTCCTGGCTGCGATTTGCTGGAACGTGCGTTGCGCCTGCTGGCCGAGTTCGGCCCGCAGTTGCGCCAGATTGCGTCCCATGCCGAGCTGACGGCCGTGCTCGTCGATCACCTTGAAGTTCATCGACAAATGCGCCGGGAGCATTTCGAGCTTGAAGTCGCTCGACTTGAGCATGACGCCGGTCAACTCACGCGCGTCGGCCATCAGCGCATCGAGCAGCGCGCCCTGACCGAACGTCGCCCGGTCGAGGAAGCCCGCAGCGTACTCCGGCAGCGGTACGAAGTGGCGACGCAGCTTCTGCGGCAGCGACTTCATCAGCAGATGCGCCTTTTCCTTGAGCATTCCGGGCACGAGCCACTCGCAACGGCGTGCATCGACCTGATTGAGCGCATAGAGCGGCACAGCGAGCGTCACGCCGTCGCGCGGCGAGCCCGGCTCGAAGTGGTAGGTCAGCGCCATCTCTACGCCTGCGATAACCGTCTTCTTCGGGAACAGATCGGTCGTCACCCCTGCCGCCTCGTGACGCATGAGATCGTCGCGCACGAGGTAGAGCAGCTTGGGCGATCCCTTGGCCGTCTCCCGATACCAATGCTCGAAACTCGCGCCGTCGTACAAATCGGCGGGCACGTGAGCGTCGTAGAACGCGTAGATCAGTTCGTCGTCGACGAGCACGTCCTGACGGCGCGACTTGTGTTCAAGCTGTTCGATGTCCGCAATAAGCTTGCGGTTATGAGCGAAGAACGGGAGCTTCGTCTCCCATTCGCCTTCCACCAGAGCACTGCGCAGGAAGATTTCCCGCGCGCGACGCGGATCGCGCGGACCGAAGTTCATGCGTCGACGCGCGTAGATCGTCAGGCCGTACAACGTGCCACGCTCATAAGCGGTGACCTGCGCGGGCTTCTTCTCCCAGTGCGCGTCGGACAGCGACGTCTTCACCAGATGCTTGCCCACGCGCTCGATCCACTCGGGCTCGATGCGAGCAATGCAGCGCGCGTAAAGACGACTGGTCTCCACCAACTCGCCTGCCATCACCCAGCGTCCAGCCTTCTTCACCAGCGACGAGCCCGGCCAGATGTGAAACTTGATGCCGTGTGCGCCGAGGAAGTGCGGATCGTCGTCGGCCTTGCAGCCGATGTTGCCGAGCAGACCCGCGAGTAGTGCCAGATGCACTTGCTCATAGGTGGCTTCCGATTCGTTCAGACGCCAGCCCTGCTCGCGCACCACGGTGAGCAACTGGCTATGGACGTCGCGCCATTCGCGCAGACGCAACTGCGACAGGAAGTTCTCCCGGCAGGCTTGCGCCAGCAGCCGGTTGGACTTTTTGTGCGCAATCGCCTCTTCGAACCACTTCCAGATCTTGATCCACGACAGGAACTCGGACTTTTCGTCGGCGAACTTCTTGTGCGCGTTGTCGGCGGCGTCCTGCGCTTCGATGGGCCGATCGCGGGGGTCCTGTACCGCCAGACCGCTCGCGATGATGAGCACCTCGCGCAGCGACTGCTGGTCGCGCGCGGCAAGAATCATGCGGCCCACGCGCGGATCGAGCGGCAGACGCGCCAGTTCGCGCCCAAGTGGCGTCAACTGGTTGGTGTCGTCGACCGCACCCAGTTCGTTCAGCAGTTGGTATCCGTCGGCGATGGCGCGCCCCGGCGGCGGTTCGATGAACGGGAATTCCTCGACCTTGGCCAGTCGCAACGACTGCATGCGCAAAATGACCGCAGCCAGCGACGAGCGCAGGATTTCCGGGTCAGTGAAGCGCGCACGCGACTGGAAGTCGGTTTCGTCATAGAGACGGATGCAAATGCCGTCTGCGACACGACCGCATCGCCCGGCCCGTTGGTTGGCCGCCGCCTGCGAGATCGACTCGATCTGCAGTTGCTCGACCTTGTTGCGGTACGAGTAGCGCTTCACGCGCGCGGTACCGGCGTCGACCACATAGCGGATGCCGGGCACGGTCAGCGACGTTTCCGCAACGTTGGTCGCGAGCACGATGCGTCGCGCGTTGGATGGCTTGAACACGCGCTCCTGATCGGTCGCGGACAGACGCGCGAACAGCGGCAGAATTTCGGTGTGCGGCGGATGGTGCTTGCGCAGCGACTCAGCCGCTTCGCGAATCTCGCGCTCACCGGGCAGGAAGACGAGCACGTCGCCCGAGCCTTCGCGACAGAGCTCGTCGACCGCGTCGACGATGCCGTCCATCAGATCGCGCTCCCGGTCTCTCGCGCTGGCGCGGCTGCCCTCGCGGCCTTCGGCGTTGGCAATGCGCACATCGTCCTGAATCGGGCGGTAGCGCACCTCCACCGGATAGAGACGACCGCTCACTTCGATGACCGGCGCGGGACGCAGCGTCTCGCCCTCGCCTGAGCCGAAATGGCGGGCGAAACGGTCGGCGTCGATGGTCGCCGAGGTGATGATGACCTTCAGATCCGGGCGACGCGGCAGCAGTTGCTTGAGGTAGCCGAGCAGAAAGTCGATGTTCAGACTGCGCTCGTGCGCTTCGTCGATGATGAGGGTGTCGTACGCACGCAACAGCGGGTCGGTCTGCGTCTCGGCGAGCAGAATCCCGTCCGTCATCAATTTGACGGACGCGCCGTTGGAAAGCGTGTCGTTGAACCGGACCTTGAAGCCGACGATTTCGCCCAGCGGCGAGTTCAGTTCGTCGGCAATGCGACGCGCGGTGGCCGATGCAGCAATCCTTCGCGGCTGGGTGTGGCCGATGAGACCGGTGCCGCCTGCGCCCAGACCACGCCCGAGTTCGAGACAGATCTTGGGCAACTGGGTCGTTTTCCCCGAGCCGGTTTCCCCACTGACGATCACGACCTGATGGCCAGCAATGGCGCGGGCGATCTCCTCGCGCCGGCCGGAGACCGGCAGCGCTTCGGGGAACTGAATCTCGGGCACGCGGTTGGCGGCGGCCTGTCGGGCGGCAAGCCGCTGCGCGTCAAGCGCGGCGCGCTCAGCGGGCGACAAGCGGCGCGAGGCGTCGCCCCGGCCACCCTGCTCGCCCTGCCCGCCCGGTTGGCGCGCACTGCGTCCACCGCCCTGTGCGGCGTTCGTCGCCGACGTTTGCGGCTTGCGCGGCTCGGCCGGATTGACCGATTTTTTGGGGTTATGAGTTTGCGCGGTGCCCGATGTTTGGGCACGCGTCTGCCCCGGCGCCGTCACTTTCGGCTTCGGGGGCTTAGATTGTCGATTTCGTTCATCACTTGCCATGGGCGCGCATTATATAATCTGCGCATGTTTGCGCACGTACACCCATGCTGACCGAACCCGACCCCGCCCTACAAGACGAAGAGACCGCCCATCAAGCCCAGTTCGTGGACTGGCTGCGCTCGGTCGCTCCTTACATCCATGCCTTCCGTGACAAGACCTTTGTGGTCGCCTTTGGCGGCGAACTGGTCGCGGCCGGTGGACTCGACTCCCTGATTCAGGACGTCGCGCTGCTGTGCGCCATGGGCATGCACATCGTGCTGGTGCACGGCTCGCGACCCCAGGTCGAGGAGCAGATGCGCCTGCGACATATCGAATCGCACTTTGCTCAGCAGTTGCGCATCACGGATGCCGCTGCGCTCGAAGCGGTGAAGGAAGCTGCGGGCGAACTGCGTCTGGATATCGAGGCATCGATCAGCCAGGGGCTGCCAAACACGCCCATGGGCAACGCGCGCATCAGCGTCGTGTCGGGTAACTTCGTGACCGGCCGCCCGGTCGGCATCGTCGACGGCGTGGACTTCCAGCACACGGGCGTGGTCCGCAAGGTCGACGCCGAGTCGATACGCCTGTCGCTCGCGAACGGCAAGATCGTGCTGCTCTCGCCGCTCGGCTTCTCGCCGACCGGCCAGTCGTTCAATCTGACGATGGAAGACGTGGCATCGTCCGCTGCCATCGCTTTGCGCGCGGACAAGCTGATCTTCATCACCGAGACGCCTGGCGTTCTCAACGAATACAACGAGTTGCAGCGCGAACTGACGTTGGAAGACGCCCAGCGCATGCAGTCTCAGGGCACCATCGACCGCGACTCGGCCTTCTATCTGAAGTACGCCACGCGCGCCTGCCGCGCCGGCGTAGGCCGCGCCCACATCGTACCGTTCTCGCTCGACGGCAGCATGCTGCTCGAACTCTTCTCGCACGATGGCGTGGGCACGATGATCTCGTACGAGAATCTGGAAAGCCTGCGCGAAGCGACCATCGACGACGTCGGCGGTATTCTGCAACTCATCGAACCGCTGGAGTCGGACGGCACACTGGTGCGCCGCGGCCGCCATCAGCTCGAACGCGACATCGACCACTTCTCGGTCATCGAGCACGATGGACGCCTCTTCGGTTGCGCAGCGCTCTATCCGTACCCCTCCGAGCGCATCGGCGAGATGGCCTGCCTGACGGTCGATCCGGAAGCGCAAGGCTCTGGCGACGGCGAGCGTCTGCTCAAACACATCGAGCAACGCGCCCGCGCCCGAGGTCTGGAACGCCTGTTCGTGCTTACGACCCGCACGGAACACTGGTTCCTCAAACGCGGTTTCGTCAAAGCAGGTGTCGACGATCTGCCCGCCGACCGCCGCCGCCTCTACAACTGGCAGCGCCGCTCGCTGGTGCTCATCAAGAAACTGTAAACAAGGCGGGCAGGTCCCGCGTGACGCTCGGTCCAATCCCTTGCATCCCGCGCCCCTGCCCCCATATCCGGTTTTCGGCCGCCGCCGTTGGTCCTCGGGACGTGACTTTCGCGAGTTTCCGCTCGCCCCCTCCCGTGAACAACGCGCTGCCCCCATTCACACTACACTCGACGATCACGAAGGAGTTCCCTCATGGCCCGCATGGTTCAATGCATCAAACTCGGCACCGAAGCCGAAGGTCTCGATTTCCCCCCCATGCCCGGTGAACTCGGCAAACGCCTGTGGGAAAGCGTCTCGAAAGAAGCCTGGGCCGGATGGCTCAAGCAACAAACCATGCTCATCAACGAGAACCGCCTGAACATGGCCGATCCCCGCGCCCGTCAGTACCTCGTGAAGCAAACCGAGAAGTACTTCTTCGGGGACGGCGCCGATGTCGCGCAAGGCTACGTGCCGCCGCCCTCCGAGTGAGCCAAAACCTCCCTCCGGGCAGATCGGCACCCTATTCCGGCGCTCAGACATAGACCCAACTCGCTCCAGAACAGGGTACCGATCCGCCCCTCATACGTCCTCAGTGCTTCCTCTCGGGACGTATGGGACAACGACAAAGGGCACATGCCGTCACTCGGCATGTGCCCTTTGTCTATGCCGCTGATCACCCGATGTGCGGGTGTCGGCAGTCCATCTCTGCCATCTCAGCGTTATGCGGGATTCGCCTGCGATTGCGGATCGGCATTCACGCCCGTCGACCGCGCGCCACACTGATGGCAGAAATGCGCAAACGCATTTTTGCGCGTCTTGCACGTGCCGCAATGGTCGAAAAGACAGATGCCGCAGTGCACGCAGTAGTCGCGCGTCGGATCGTCCAGTTTCACCGCCCTCTCACACCCCGGACACACCGACTTCGCCAGCCTTGCCTGCGCCAGATCGTATGACAGTGTCTTGCGACGCTGCTCGTCCGGCAACTGCTCTTCCGCCTTTTGTCGCGCCAGATATCGCTGCAGCGAAACAATGGCGTATCGACCAATCAGCACCGTCAGCACTATCCCGACGAGATACCGCACATAGCCGCCATAGTCCGGCAGGTACGGCACCAACTCGACGAAGAACGCGAACAGCGCGAAGAAGATGAAGCCCCAGACGAATGGCCACCACGTACTCTTGCGCTGACGCACGAATAACCAACCACCAATCGCCAGCAATGGCAGAGTCAGCGCCAGGCGGATACCGAAGACCTTGAGCTCCTGCGAGCGCTGAATCGCCGCCAGTTGCTCACCTGCCGTCACGTCGAGTGCGACGCGCGCTGTACGGGCGGCCTGCACGGCACGCTGAGCATCCAACTGCTTCGATTCGAGCGTGTCGACCTGCGTTTGCGCATCGCGCTCCGCTGTCTTGAGCGCATCGAGGGCACGGGTGCGGGAGACGAGTTCGGCGTCCTGACTGGCCTGCGCCGTCGCGGTTCGCGTTGCCACCCAGTCGTTGAACGACTCGCGCGCATTGCGATAGGCGGTACTGCGCGCCTTGAGCTGCAAACGCGCGGTCTCCAACTGCGCGCCGACGTCTTCCTGCTTCGTCTGCGCCTGTTTGATCGCGGCGTCGGCACGTTCGGCCTGCGCCCGGTCAATGAAGGAATCGAGTGTCGGCGCGGGTGCTACGCCCGGCAATTTGTCGACGACAAGACCGCCCAGCCCGATGAGGAACGCCGCGAACAACACGGCGATCAGCCATAGGCCACGGCGGAACCAGGTTTCGGGGAGACGACGCGATCCAGCCATCCTGCCCTCCCGGGATCAGTTCTTATAGTCGATGGTGCGTACGCCTTCGGGCGTACCCATGAGCGTAATATCCGCGCCGCGTTGCGCAAACAGACCGACCGTCACCACGCCGGGAATCTGGTTGACCTTGGTCTCGAACGCGACCGGGTCGAGAATCTGCAACCCATGCACGTCGAGAATAGCGCAACCGTTGTCGGTCATGTACGGGCTGCCGTCGGCACGCACGCGCGCCTGCGGCTTGCCGCCCAGCGCTTCGAGCGCGCGAGCGACACTTGCCTGCGCCATCGGAATCACTTCGACCGGCAGCGGGAAGACGCCGAGCACGGCGACCTCTTTGGAGGCATCGACCACGCAGACGAATTCCTTCGCCACCGAAGCGACGATCTTCTCGCGCGTAAGTGCGCCGCCACCGCCCTTGACCATGTGGCCGAGCGCATTGATTTCGTCGGCACCGTCGACGTAGACGGGCAGGCTGTCGATCTGGTTGAGATCGAACACTTCGATGCCATGCTTGCGCAGACGCTCGGTGCTCGCTTCGGAACTGGAGACCGCGCCGCGATACCGGCCCTTATGGGCGGCGAGCGCGTCGATGAAGCAATTAGCGGTGGACCCGGTGCCCACGCCGATCACGCTGCCCTCGGGCACGTGTTGATTCACATAGTCGGCAGCAGCCTGGCCGACCAGGCGTTTGAGTTCGTCCTGGGTCATGGGGAATTCCGGCAAAGTTTGGTAAAGTCGGAAGTTTACCGGAGTCGGGCGTGACGCGCCGTTTTTCGTCATCC
This window of the Pandoraea sputorum genome carries:
- a CDS encoding zinc-binding alcohol dehydrogenase family protein, translating into MKAIALTRYLPIDDPKSLEDVELPTPTPAGRDLLIKVEAISVNPVDTKVRAPKDKVEASPRVLGWDAAGTVAAVGPDVTLFKVGDPVYYAGSITRPGANSEFHLVDERITGHMPASLDFANAAALPLTTITAWEALFDRLGVAPDGSDEGKSVLIVGGAGGVGSIAIQLARRLAKLTVVATASRPESADWCRQLGAQHVIDHYQDMPTQLKAIGLPQVDFALCLNDTDTHFPAMAEAVAPQGKICSIVENAGPLEIGLLKSKSATFVWEFMFTRAMYETPDMIAQHTLLTEVARLVDAGTLRTTVGQVIGPINATNLRRAHAQLEGGRTIGKLVLAGF
- a CDS encoding competence/damage-inducible protein A, producing the protein MAVGIIIIGDEILSGRRHDKHLPKFIELLTERGMQLGWAEYVGDDPARITATLRRTFASDDIVFVTGGIGATPDDHTRQCAAAALNVPLVLTPEAEALIMERIADTSPDGRADMTQADNRHRLKMGEFPVGARVLPNPYNKIPGFSVEQHHFMPGFPVMAWPMMAWVLDTYYADLHHLTKHTERSVLVFGLAESTLTPLMEAIEAEYDGIKVFSLPSVGDAERGAVYARRHIDLGVKGDPSLVGAAFERLIAGVEALGGEIIHPAQAVALPEGTVPSAK
- a CDS encoding EI24 domain-containing protein, with the translated sequence MNDILRALGRALVSLLHPRMLWLTAMPFIVSGLLWGAVIWFGWEPFTDFLRVWLEQWEFTQWIYRFFGYFGVDSVRMALAPFILVALLVPLIVVTALLLIAGWSMPAVLRHLSRRHFIHLEARQGGSFWGSLGQSLGATLVFLIAALITLPLWLVPPFFAIVPPLLWGWLTYRVMTYDALAYHASPEERRRLVREKRLPLLVIGVATGLLGSLPTLLWVSSVVMIVLFPVIALLAIWLYVVIFVFSALWFAHYCLRALSRMRAEDAHREPTFAATVLPEAGAPQPESEDLPPLLPGPSESSGSPNGSP
- the hrpA gene encoding ATP-dependent RNA helicase HrpA: MASDERNRQSKPPKPKVTAPGQTRAQTSGTAQTHNPKKSVNPAEPRKPQTSATNAAQGGGRSARQPGGQGEQGGRGDASRRLSPAERAALDAQRLAARQAAANRVPEIQFPEALPVSGRREEIARAIAGHQVVIVSGETGSGKTTQLPKICLELGRGLGAGGTGLIGHTQPRRIAASATARRIADELNSPLGEIVGFKVRFNDTLSNGASVKLMTDGILLAETQTDPLLRAYDTLIIDEAHERSLNIDFLLGYLKQLLPRRPDLKVIITSATIDADRFARHFGSGEGETLRPAPVIEVSGRLYPVEVRYRPIQDDVRIANAEGREGSRASARDRERDLMDGIVDAVDELCREGSGDVLVFLPGEREIREAAESLRKHHPPHTEILPLFARLSATDQERVFKPSNARRIVLATNVAETSLTVPGIRYVVDAGTARVKRYSYRNKVEQLQIESISQAAANQRAGRCGRVADGICIRLYDETDFQSRARFTDPEILRSSLAAVILRMQSLRLAKVEEFPFIEPPPGRAIADGYQLLNELGAVDDTNQLTPLGRELARLPLDPRVGRMILAARDQQSLREVLIIASGLAVQDPRDRPIEAQDAADNAHKKFADEKSEFLSWIKIWKWFEEAIAHKKSNRLLAQACRENFLSQLRLREWRDVHSQLLTVVREQGWRLNESEATYEQVHLALLAGLLGNIGCKADDDPHFLGAHGIKFHIWPGSSLVKKAGRWVMAGELVETSRLYARCIARIEPEWIERVGKHLVKTSLSDAHWEKKPAQVTAYERGTLYGLTIYARRRMNFGPRDPRRAREIFLRSALVEGEWETKLPFFAHNRKLIADIEQLEHKSRRQDVLVDDELIYAFYDAHVPADLYDGASFEHWYRETAKGSPKLLYLVRDDLMRHEAAGVTTDLFPKKTVIAGVEMALTYHFEPGSPRDGVTLAVPLYALNQVDARRCEWLVPGMLKEKAHLLMKSLPQKLRRHFVPLPEYAAGFLDRATFGQGALLDALMADARELTGVMLKSSDFKLEMLPAHLSMNFKVIDEHGRQLGMGRNLAQLRAELGQQAQRTFQQIAARSGATPTGNVAAESQAGGVPKGGQASEGGKAGKEGGKSPVQGAAPAAAVEPGRYDNLTTWSFGELPEMLEIRRGGQTLFGYPALVDRGDHCDLEVFDDPDEAQRQHRAGLRRLFAIQLREQVKYLEKNIPGLQQMAMQYMGLGTQEELRDQIVDLSLERACLQLPWPGDNASFVARKDEGRGRLTLLAQEIARLAGQILTEYAALQKKLAQAKPFAQAHADMTAQLQRLIGKRFLIDTPYAQLAHFPRYLKAMAGRIDKLKADPTRDARAMSELGPLLQNWQRATSQRRDSHDARLDEFRWLLEELRVSLFAQELRTPMPVSVKRLHKVWEALQR
- the argA gene encoding amino-acid N-acetyltransferase → MLTEPDPALQDEETAHQAQFVDWLRSVAPYIHAFRDKTFVVAFGGELVAAGGLDSLIQDVALLCAMGMHIVLVHGSRPQVEEQMRLRHIESHFAQQLRITDAAALEAVKEAAGELRLDIEASISQGLPNTPMGNARISVVSGNFVTGRPVGIVDGVDFQHTGVVRKVDAESIRLSLANGKIVLLSPLGFSPTGQSFNLTMEDVASSAAIALRADKLIFITETPGVLNEYNELQRELTLEDAQRMQSQGTIDRDSAFYLKYATRACRAGVGRAHIVPFSLDGSMLLELFSHDGVGTMISYENLESLREATIDDVGGILQLIEPLESDGTLVRRGRHQLERDIDHFSVIEHDGRLFGCAALYPYPSERIGEMACLTVDPEAQGSGDGERLLKHIEQRARARGLERLFVLTTRTEHWFLKRGFVKAGVDDLPADRRRLYNWQRRSLVLIKKL